GACAGCGGCGCACTCGGCGAGATCACCCACGTGCTTGCCGAAGCCTACGGTCCGGTCGTCCTTCGTCCGAAGGGTTCCACCTGGCGCACCCAGCGCGCTGAAGGCGGCGGCTGCCTCTACGACTACGCCGCTCACGCCATCAACCTCGTGAACTGGTACTTCGGCGAGCCGTCCGGTGTTTCCGGCACCGTGCTGAACAGCATCTTCTCCGCCGACACCGACGACGAGGTTTATAGTACTTTGCTCTACCCGTCCGGCATGAGCGCTCACCTCTCGGTGAACTGGAGCGATGAGTCCCAGCGCAAGATGTCCACGCGCATCACCATGACCGGCACCAATGGCCGCCTCTATGCGGACCGCCAGGAGTGCCAGCTCTACCTGCGCGAGCCGGTTGAGGCTCTGCCCGAATACACCAAAGGCTGGAACGTGCGCTACACCACCGACCTCACCAAGGAAGTGGACTTCTACCTCCGCGGCGAAGAGTACTCCGCGCAGATCGACGACTTCGTCAAAGCCATCATCCAGAAGCGGGTGAACACGAACAACACCTTCCGCGAGGCCGCCGCGACCGACAAGACGATCGCCATGATCATCGCTGACAAGGACCGCTCGCCCTCCAATTCGCGCGCCACTCCCGTCGTCGCTGCCACCAAAAAAGGCTGGTTCAGCCGCAAGTAACCCCTCCCCTCCCCCACCCCATGGACAATCTACTTTTCGGCGACAATCAGTTCTTCGGCGTCAACCACATGTCGGAGGAGAAGGCGCGGGCGCAGCAAATGCAGTTCCAGAACAACTCCGCCATCATCGACGTTCTCGACGCCGCCTATGAGGAAGGCGTGAAGACCTTCATGTGCACCACGCACGAACGCATCTCGGAGATCTGCGACCACGTCCGCGCCAACCCGGCGAAGTACGAGGGCTTCCAGTTCTACCCCTGCATGCCCTACGCCCACAAATACAACAACGCCGTCACCGAGCACGGCATGCTGGGCGCGCTTAACCAATTCCTCCCCGACGACGGCCTGTTCAAGACCGCGCTCAAGGGCGGCATGGCGGTCGCGAAGAAGGACGTCGAAGGCCTCGCCACCATCCTCATCGACATGGAGATGAAGATGTTCAAGGACCTCTCCACGCCGGTCATCTTCCTCCAGAACGTCGTGGTCGACCTGCTGCTCGGCATGGGCTTCTACGATGCCTTCAAGATCTTCCACGATCACGTCCGCGCCAAATACAACGCGGAAGCCGGCTTCATCACCATGAACATGCCGATGCTGCTCGACGCACTCGAAAGCGTCGGCATCGAGAACCCGATCATCTGCTCGAACATCAACAAGATCGGCTTCCGCATGTGCGGCGGCTTCGACAAATACGTCGAGACCATGCGCGACCGCAACGTGCGCGCCATCGCCATGTCCGTCTTCGCCTCCGGTGCCCTCAAGCCCGATGAAGCGATCGAATGGGTCTCGCAACTGCCGAACCTCAAGTCGATCGTCTTCGGTGCCTCCAGCCGCCGCAACATCCGCAGCACCCGCGAACTGGTGGACAAATACTTCCCCGTCCCCGCGGCCGTCTAAGCCGGACGGACCAGCCTCTTCCCAACAACAACACGACCTCGGACAACCGGGGTCGTGTTTTTCTTTGCGGCGGAAGAGCCTGTTAGATCGGGTGAAGGACGGAGACCCATGCCTTCACGACATTCCTCCGGCACCACGCAGCACGATTCCCAGCACAACGCCGCACAATCCCAAGCCCAAAGTAGTCCGCACTCTCCGAGTGCGGCCGAAGCACTTGGCCAGCCCACCACCACCTCGCGGCCGAAATCATCCGACGACCATCCTCCCCAGCGCCACACCGCACCATTCCCCAGCACATCGCCGCACAAGTCCCCTGCGCCAACGGCGCGCGATCCCTCAGCCCAGGGCAAGCGAAGCGTCGCCCTGGGTCTACGGCCCAGCAGAAGAGGCGGCCTGAAAGGTCGCGATACGGGTCGAGCCCGCACCCTCAGCATGCCGGCACCTCTCCCCCCAAACCCTTTGCCATCGAAAGCTGATCCTCCTGCCGGCCCTTGCCTCTCACGATCTCACCGCTTCCAACCAGGCACGCTCAAAACCCCGTCCATCGACCTGACATTTATCCACAAATCGACGGCACCCATGCCGCCGGAAACTACCCGAGGCTCCTCCAAGCCGACCGCGTAGCGGTCAAGGAAGGTAGCCGCGGGCTTCAGCCCGCGGATTCCGTGGCACCTGCAGGGTGTCGCAGAGCAACACAGGAATCCCTTCGGGCCGGCCCGCCTTGCCAAAGTTGGATCCACAAAGGCAGGCCTTCTCTTCTGCGATGCGCCAATGCCCTCGCACCATTGGCACCAGAAAGACAGGACCCGGACCTCCGCTCTACCACCGGCCCGGCCCCATGCGAGCCGGACCAACAAAACCTCAAGCCCTACTCCTCCGGAGTCGGCTCGAAGATCAGCACCACGAACTTGCGATCTCCCGTGGCCGGAATCTCCACCACGTAGTGATCCCGTTGCTCGGGAGACAAGGCTTCGATGTCTTCCGGGCTCAAGCTCACGATGCGACTCTCGACCGCGGTGATTTCAGCCAGATTGCTGCTCGCGTGGAGATAATAGTGACCCACCGGCTTGAGTTCCGGGAAGACGATCTCCAGCCCCGAGGTGACCAGCGTCGGTTCCAGGCGGAATGTCAGGTCATCGGCTGGGTCTGCCGGGTCCATTCCAAGGCGGAACTCCGCGAAGTTGTCCAAGCTGCCACCGTCGGAGTCCCCGCTCAGTTGCCCGTCTAGGTCATGTTCCTCCAGCCAGTCGTCGAAGCCCAGCGTATCCACGGTGACGGAAGCCGCCGCCGAGAGAAGGCCCGCTGCATCCTTCGCCTTCACCTCAAAGGTGAAAGAGGTGTTGCTCGCCAGCTCGCTGACGGTGTGGCTCAGCGTGGTCACGGTGGCGATGGGGGTCACGACCCCGCTACGATAGATCTCGTAGCCTACCACATCGAGGTCGGGTGGCGCCGTCCATGAAAGATTCACCGCGGCATAGTCAGGATCCGCCTCCAGTTCGGTCGGAGGCGAGGGAGGCTGGCTGTCGGAAGTGGTTTCAATCGAAAGTGTCGCGGCAGGAGACACGTTCCCGGCCTCGTCGATAGCCACCACCTGATAGTCGTACTCGATACCGCTCTCCAGACCGGTGTCGGTGAAGGTCAGGCCCGTCACCGTGCCCACAATATCCCCATTCCGGCTGATCCGGTAGCGGTCCACTCCGCTGCCATCTTCTCCATCGGTCGACGCATCCCAGGACAGTTGGATCGCATCCATGGACGGAGTGCCCTCCAGGTTACCCGGCATGCTCGGCGCATCCTGGTCGGGCTCAGTGCTGGCGGAAATGGAAGCGGCAGGCGAAATGTTGAGGCGAGCATCCAAAGCCCGGACCTGATAGGTATAGGCCGTATCCTGATTCAAGCCGGTGTCGGTGTAAGTCGTGCCCGTCACCGTCGCGATCGGATCCGGTCCACCATCGCGATAGACGCGATAGCTGGTCACCCCGATCTTGTCGTAGGGAACCGTCCAAGTGAGCTGAATCGAAGTAACGTGCTCCTGGGCGGCAAGATTCTCGGGAGCTTCCGGAGCAACCGTATCGGTGACGGTCGTCACCGGAATCGTCGCCTCGGTCTCGTTCCCCGAGGTGTCGATCGCGATCACCTTGTAGGTGTAGGAAGCCCCGTCGCTGAGGCCCGTGTCTAGGAACGACAGGCCCTCCACGGTGCCTAGCAAGATTGAGTCTCGCTCGATCCGGTATCCGTCAACGGCCACGTTGTCAGTCGAAGCCGTCCACGTGAGCATGACGGTGGTCTCGGTGATCGGATTGGCAGTCAGCGATCCCGGTGCCTCAGGCGGGTCCTCGTCCGGTTCGGTGGAAACATTGATCGTCGCCGCGGCCGAGAGATTGGTGCGGGCATCAAAGGCCCGGACCTGATAGGAATAGGCCGTCTCAGGATTCAAGCCGGTATCGTTGAAGCCCGTTCCCGTCACGGTGGCGATGGGATCCACCGAACCATTACGATAGATCCGATAGCCGGTGACACCGATCAAATCGTAAGGAACCGACCAAGTGAGGTCGATCGAAGTGACATGCTCCACCGCCGCCAGATTTCCCGGAGCCTGCGGAGCCACCGTATCCGTGACGGTCGTCACCGGAATCGTCGCCTCGGTCTCGTTCCCCGAGGTGTCGATCGCGATCACCTTGTAGGTGTAGGAAGCCCCGTCGCTGAGGCCCGTGTCGAGGAACGACAGGCCCTCTACGGTGCCAAGCAAGGTGGATCCTCGCATGATCCGGTATCCATCCACGGCCACGTTGTCAGTGGAAGCGGTCCAAGTGAGCGTGACAGTGGTCTCGGTGATTGGATTGGCAGCCAGCGATCCCGGCATCGAAGGCGGCAGCTCGTCCGGATCGGTGGACACCGTGATCTGGGACCCGGTGGAAAGATTGCCCGCTCCATCCACAGTCTTCACCCAGTACAAATACGACGTATCGGGATCGAGGCCGGTGTCGTTGTAGCTCGTGCCGGTCACCGTGGCGATAGGCTCCGGACCGTTGCCACGATACACCCGATAGCCGGTGACGGCGACATTGTCACTGCCTGCAGTCCACGTCAGGGCCACCGACTTCTCAGTGGGATCAGCCGCCAGATTCGTCGGTGAGTCCGGCAACTCGGTATCCGGCACGACCACCACCGAGAACGGCGCGCTCGCGCGGCTGCCTTTGCCCAGCCTCCCCTTTCCGGTCTTGAAGACCGGGTCCGCGGCATTCAACGGAACCGAAACCTGAACGGAGCCAGATTGGGTCGTCGGCGAAATACGAGCGACATAGTAGTAATCCGAGCCGCGGAACTTCTGCACCGTGCCTCCAGTCACCTGGATGTCGGCCGCCGTGAAATTCTCAACCTCCATGTCGAAGGCGATCGTCACATCGAACGGCCCCATGACTGAGGGGGAAGGTCCGG
This genomic interval from Luteolibacter arcticus contains the following:
- a CDS encoding Gfo/Idh/MocA family protein encodes the protein MIKLGVVGLGKMGLSHFSIVNAHPDTNVTVCDATGFLIDGLVKYTKVNAYKDFDDLLEKEPLDAVMIVTPSKMHAGMVRKALEKGLHVFCEKPFCLDWKDSEELTKLAEEKGLVSQVGYHYRYVGAFQEVKRIIDSGALGEITHVLAEAYGPVVLRPKGSTWRTQRAEGGGCLYDYAAHAINLVNWYFGEPSGVSGTVLNSIFSADTDDEVYSTLLYPSGMSAHLSVNWSDESQRKMSTRITMTGTNGRLYADRQECQLYLREPVEALPEYTKGWNVRYTTDLTKEVDFYLRGEEYSAQIDDFVKAIIQKRVNTNNTFREAAATDKTIAMIIADKDRSPSNSRATPVVAATKKGWFSRK